A portion of the Carya illinoinensis cultivar Pawnee chromosome 11, C.illinoinensisPawnee_v1, whole genome shotgun sequence genome contains these proteins:
- the LOC122280583 gene encoding probable E3 ubiquitin-protein ligase RHA4A, with translation MTDITCAIISPFSHHHRGLHHFQPNSGCSFAFFFNTFMNILSFPPILMALTSLPIAKCINMITFLVELLGHLKFMGMMALSRLCPLNLPDQQDHQTEDQEQSTNSTYVLVMNGSSPSLVPAYTLMALIKMRVPVIEYSIFVERHGSVAHEMAYCSVCLNSVKRSHEIRELSNCSHVFHRECLDRWVDEAKVTCPLCRTMLLPAASKDQMMML, from the coding sequence ATGACAGACATTACCTGCGCCATAATTTCTCCTTTTTCCCATCACCACCGAGGTTTGCATCATTTTCAACCTAATTCCGGCTGCTCCTTCGCTTTCTTCTTCAACACCTTCATGAATATCCTCTCTTTTCCTCCCATACTCATGGCGTTAACCAGTTTGCCCATCGCAAAATGCATAAACATGATCACCTTTCTAGTTGAACTGCTGGGCCATCTGAAGTTCATGGGGATGATGGCACTCTCTCGTCTGTGTCCTCTCAATCTACCAGATCAACAAGATCATCAAACTGAAGATCAAGAGCAATCCACAAATAGTACATACGTTCTTGTAATGAATGGTTCATCTCCGTCCCTAGTCCCAGCCTACACTCTGATGGCGTTGATCAAGATGAGGGTTCCTGTAATAGAATACAGCATTTTTGTTGAAAGACATGGATCAGTTGCGCATGAAATGGCATATTGTTCTGTCTGCTTGAACAGCGTCAAGAGAAGCCATGAGATCAGGGAGCTGTCTAACTGTTCTCACGTGTTTCACAGAGAGTGCTTGGATCGATGGGTAGACGAGGCCAAGGTAACCTGCCCTTTGTGCAGAACTATGTTGCTTCCAGCTGCTAGTAAAGATCAGATGATGATGTTATAG